A genomic region of Eucalyptus grandis isolate ANBG69807.140 chromosome 5, ASM1654582v1, whole genome shotgun sequence contains the following coding sequences:
- the LOC104447281 gene encoding UPF0481 protein At3g47200 — MKQQLLPSMSQDIEATPKLLTESAGKSRCSVFRVPRALAGGNAEVCRPRIVSIGPYHHGEVQLGMLQEHKWRYLQSMLDQTQSHGVGLEDLIDILAPKVEMIRKCYSESTDRFSGPDLVKMMVLDGCFIIRFLRQMAGVIQIDPSLKNLYVLASVMQDLHRLENQVPYFVLEDLFETANVPKGTLSLADLAFHFFSRFPEVFGNVWERRSNLKGVHLLDSFCLSLIPWDQRDIYPLNKRSSHHLIKSASELHRVGIGFKQREASTFLEIKFDRERRIIRIPKVTIDDLNWILPNMVAFEQCSGQGDGHITSYAAFMGYRYLIHTADDVQLLRDRKVISNHSSMSNEDLAHFFSDVCKDATFYVKGSYLESHF; from the coding sequence ATGAAGCAGCAGCTATTGCCTTCCATGTCACAAGATATTGAGGCAACGCCGAAATTGTTGACTGAATCAGCTGGCAAAAGCAGATGTAGCGTCTTCAGAGTGCCCCGGGCACTTGCTGGAGGAAACGCCGAGGTGTGCCGGCCTCGCATCGTCTCTATTGGCCCATACCACCATGGGGAAGTGCAGCTGGGAATGCTTCAGGAACACAAGTGGAGATACCTTCAAAGCATGTTGGACCAAACTCAATCGCACGGTGTCGGACTTGAGGATCTCATCGATATATTGGCGCCAAAAGTGGAAATGATTCGGAAGTGCTACTCGGAAAGCACCGACCGTTTCAGTGGACCTGATCTTGTGAAAATGATGGTTCTTGACGGATGCTTCATCATTCGATTCCTCCGTCAAATGGCAGGGGTCATCCAGATTGATCcctcattaaaaaatttgtacGTGTTAGCTTCTGTTATGCAGGACCTTCATCGGCTTGAGAACCAGGTCCCGTACTTTGTTCTCGAGGATTTGTTTGAAACGGCAAATGTTCCAAAAGGAACCTTGTCCTTGGCTGATCTTGCCTTCCATTTCTTCAGCCGCTTTCCAGAAGTATTTGGCAATGTATGGGAAAGACGGAGCAACCTAAAAGGAGTGCATTTACTTGATTCATTTTGTCTGAGTTTAATACCTTGGGATCAACGAGACATTTATCCATTAAATAAGAGGTCGTCTCATCATCTGATCAAATCTGCCTCCGAGCTTCATCGTGTGGGAATTGGATTCAAGCAAAGGGAAGCTAGCACCTTTCTGGAGATCAAGTTTGACCGCGAGCGCAGAATCATTCGAATTCCAAAAGTAACAATAGATGATCTCAATTGGATCCTCCCCAACATGGTTGCTTTTGAACAGTGTAGTGGCCAAGGGGATGGGCACATAACTAGCTATGCCGCGTTCATGGGATACCGATACCTCATTCATACAGCCGATGATGTACAACTTTTACGTGATCGTAAAGTCATCTCGAATCACAGCAGCATGAGCAACGAGGATCTTGCACATTTCTTCAGTGACGTGTGCAAGGATGCTACTTTCTATGTCAAGGGGAGCTATCTAGAGTCACACTTCTGA